GGGTCTCGGTCGTTGTCATGGTTATTGGTTCATGTATGTTCATGTCAAGCCAGTCATCGTTTAATATGTGGGGGATAGGAGCTGCGGCAATTTCAAACATAGCCTTCCCAGTTCGTAACATCTACCTGAAGAAGTCTGATTTATCTGCACATCAGGAGCCTCTTCAACAATTTGCGGCAATTTCTATCTGCAGTGTTATTATTCTTATCCCATGGGTAGGGGTTAAATATTTATTCTACACCTTGCCGAGACTTCACCCAGCAGAGAGCATCATGTCGAGTATTTTCCATTTCATCTATAATGCAGCATCAATAACCGTTCTGCAAGCTTGCAACCCAGTCGTCCATGCCTTACTGAATCTTTCCAAACGTGTCATTGTTATCTTCGcaaatttggtttattttgCCACACCAGTCTCTCTCCAAATGGTCATGGGTCTGTTGATCTTCTTTACTGGGCTTGCTCTTCTGCAGTTGCGTCGTAACCTAAAATCCACTGAGGCGGGAAACCTCGATAttgggaaaaacaaacaatcatcttttgttaaaaaaataattattgtttctaCCGTCTGTTCTGTAGCATTTGGATTAGGTCACAGTTTAAGCAGCATTAATTCAGACGGATATTTAGGAATACCTTACCGACAAGATACAAAGGCAAGTACTAGAGTCCGTTCATCTCAACTCCTTAACATGACCACAGCTTGGGTATACGACAATTCAGTACCAGAGAATATTGTGCAAAATCTAGCAAACATCACTGACCGCAATCGCCAATACTACCTTAATGTCTACTGTGGAACATCTCGGTGTCTTGAGGCATTTGTACGTTTTAAGAAGCCGAACATGATGGTTAAATTCCTGGTATTGACTGACATCATGGGCGAAACACCCCTCGAAGAGTGGTTGGCCCGGCATCCTATTCATAAGATTATGACAGGTGTTAACTTCGAAGAATACCTCCACGATTCTGTCAGATTAGCTCTTCTCTGGAAACACGGAGGCATCTACGTCAACCCCTTGGTATCACTGAATGATTTTAAACTACCAGTCAGCAGCGACGCGTGGCTTAGCACTGATGTGGTCACTACGAATACGTCTAGGGTCTTGATGGACCTGTGTTACTTCCCACCTCAACATCCATTCATCATGAAGCTCATGAAGGCATTCACTGATCAGTTTCCTCATCAAAACATCCCCAAGACATCAGAGAGCAAGGCCAAACTTTTGACTTTCAATTTTCCTGCAATCGTGAGAAGTATGCATAATTCTTTAAAAGACCAGATATCATGTCCGAGAGTCATCGAGATTACAACAGGAAAACTCGCCACGAGTGGCACCAAAGAGCATCATTACGGGACGCTCTCGTATGACATGCGTGTAAAAATTACCGGCTTATCAAACCTTGGGGATGAAATGCAGGGTTTCTCCGGTGTTCGTTTCTTGCCTTTTGTCGACAACTTTATCGAGAGAGAAGACTTACGGAAATCACAAAGCGGTGGTCAGATCACGATGTTCTTGAATGCATGGTGGGGCACTTCTAGTACATATTGGCCACCGCCAGAAAACATTGATCCAATAATGGTGTCCATGCACTTTACTGCCGGgcttcaaaataaaattgcaaAAGGCAAAGCGTTCTTTGAAACAAAAGCGCCAATTGGTTCTCGGGATACAGACACCTTAGCattctttcagaaaaacaagatagatGCGTTCTTTTCTGGCTGCCTCACTATTCTTACCCCAAACCCAAACACCGGCAAACCAGCAAACGATATTTTCATGGTAGATGTCAATTCAAAAtattctaattttcttcctgaGGATGTTAGACAAAATGCAAAAACACTGTATCACAACATGCAAAATGTTACAAAGAATGATATGCTTGCGCGTTACCAAGCAGCGCATAATTTGCTAGAGTCATATTCGCGCGCCAAATTGGTCATAACTCAACGTCTTCATTGCGCTATGCCTTGCGTTGCTATGGGTATTCCGGTTATATTTATTGATTCTCCGGGAATGCCTGGAGGAGGAGGTGACTCTAAGAGAGGCAGCAGTCGTATCCAAGGACTCAAGTCGGTGTTCCACACTCTTGATATGTATCAAATGTCAGATGAAGATGCCAAGACGTGGTTAAGTGAGTTCAAGTGGAATAATCCTCCTCCCAACCCAGGTGTGAGTGATGTCATGAAATTTCGTGCAACTGACTGGAACATCATTCGGAGAAACCAACATCTTTATGATAGCGCTCGCAAATTTGGTATGCTACCTCTGTCAAGATATAATAAAGATGCATCGAAGCAGCTTTTATTTCATGTGTTGCTTGCACGCACAGACGATGGGTCGACAGTAAAACCAACCTGGTTTGAAATGAGATCTGTGGAATCGATTCTACGGCATCATCCTCTAGCTACAGTTAACGTCTATAGCAACACTGTGCAGCAAAGACAGTTTGACGTCCTGACTGAAAGTGGTTACAATGTCCAAGTACACAGTTTGAATCTAACTGACATGGTAAAACATATGGATTTAGACTCGTCTCTAGCAAACATATTGTCCAAGAACAGTGCCACACTGGACCGTGACCTCTTTCCGATGCTGATTTTGTACCGCTGGGGTGGAATATACATGAGCCCAGATAACATCTTGGTGCGGAGTATCGACAAGCTGAAACACAACTCCCTACTTTGGAAAAACGAAGGAAAGCAACAGTTGGAGATGTCATTCATGAAGTTTGAGAAGGAGCACGTCTTCGTAAAGACGTCTTTGGTAGCGCTTTTGAAACGGTCAGTCGGGGTTAGTGGAGCACAGACTCTGACTGAAACTTGGCAGAGAGAAAGTGAAATTAGTCTAAACGTGGAAGTTATTGAAGCAAATAATTTCTACGTTTCATTCGCCACTGAGAATAAGAATGAATGTTTTGACAGCAAAGATGGCGCTACGTTTGATGCAAAAATGAAGAAAGTAAAATCTGATGTTTTCCTCGTACGAGTTGAAGGCTTCAATAATTTTTCTGGAAAGTTAAAAGACGGAACTATGTGTAAATATATATACAACTCcttttgtgtgttgtgtaatgaaaTTTATTGACAATTTAAGGTAAACAttaaagaaaaagcaaatcgttTCTTCGTAAAATGAGCCTTATCGAATCAACATTAATTCTTTATTTACAACTCGGTCTTTAAGTTTTTTAGGCTCCGAGTGTTTGCACTGAACAAAATGGGTGTTACATTTGAATCAACACTACCATCATTGTGGTATTAACACCAATGTAAAACTAGTTTTTTCCCCGGGAACTTTCCGGGAACTGTTGGAAAAAAATTTGTTCACAGTACAAAAAAACTCACGGGAATTTCccgggtaaaaaaaaacgtattcccaggaaataattaaccctgctcaggggtaGGTAGGGTTAAGGGAGTTAACCCTGggttgaaacctttttttttccctgtgaAAAAACAGCTAGTGAGAACACTGCGGGTTAAACTTCTGCGTCCACTGTGTGTTCAGACGTCCGCATGGGCTGACATGTTTACCACATGTCATAGTGTTCGCAACGACCGTGCATAATATTCCAGGGAAATGGTGCTCCCGCGAGTAACCAAATTGGGATAGTTAAAAAACtgttgctggggtggcggtgaGTTTATTTTCCAGGAAATTActctgtagtgtgaaaggggcttaagagtcagttcaggtaaataattgacatacttgctcacggtcaaaaaatgaattttttttatactttgtgggtggaagggccttggggtgcaagtaaacaaaattgcatttttaattccatatatagcccgttgccatggttacagctcattttgttttttggccattttaggccgattttgaggtctgaaaaactggtttttagctcatatttacaactccaccccaccaaaatgcaaaaatttttcaaaaaaccttttatatcactacaaagtatcatccttggccttccttgagaaaaaaaattattgctttaaatatcacccttgtgctatttttgcatcatgcattacagtatgtttttagaacttgcaaaatcgacatttttaccctatttttggaccccaaaatgtcaacttgccaggggtctcagaaaattctcctttcggctgtgattagggcaaacattggtctttccatatctggtgtcaaaaacttgggcaattgtatcctgttgtgacagtactgcctcaaaactagacttttttccccaaaacgtgaaaaatgcctttttaagggtcttttcacatatatcgacatacgtgtccacggtaaaaaataaggaacatttttgttatactttgtggatggtagggacctggggtccaaataaacagcgtttacatttcaaatcataatataacacgttgccatggtaacagtttatttgtatttaggccactttaggccgatttgggggtctgaaaaaactgtgttttagttaatatttacaactctaccaaaatcaaaaatatttcataaaaccttttccatcactacaaagtatcatccttggctttacttgggacaagaaaatattgctataaatttcacccttttgctatttttagaacatgcattagaatatgtttttagaacttgcaaaatcaacatttttaccatattttggccctcaaaatgtcatttttttcaggggtctcagagtattttcctttcggttttgatcaggtccaaaatttgtctttttttttctggtagaaaaacttgggcaagtgtatcctgatgttaacagtactgtctcaaaaatagacttttttccccaaacagaaaaatacactttgaattttctttttcttcatactgaatttcgaacattaaaaagtaataattctatcaatcttgcagcttttcctaagcactctataggcttagtggattacccaacattgatcaggaacgattgatgaccttaattttagatCTTGCcaggcccagccccaatcatatttcttgacattgcataaaacaatgttttgtgaatagcgcctctttttgtgaaagtgttccctttcggttgttat
This region of Asterias amurensis chromosome 22, ASM3211899v1 genomic DNA includes:
- the LOC139954013 gene encoding uncharacterized protein, which produces MELVWLFAAIWFTANMISTISSKAAMLDAAIRGTSHSLTDWTPAFEDLLWLDLTVLQHLTGSIAASFWVIVIQRKSIFADLTITSTQYMLIAAAGNVLGNMATNASFAAVSSSITQVIKSCEPIFTLALTLLLYRQGKELISSLWVSVVVMVIGSCMFMSSQSSFNMWGIGAAAISNIAFPVRNIYLKKSDLSAHQEPLQQFAAISICSVIILIPWVGVKYLFYTLPRLHPAESIMSSIFHFIYNAASITVLQACNPVVHALLNLSKRVIVIFANLVYFATPVSLQMVMGLLIFFTGLALLQLRRNLKSTEAGNLDIGKNKQSSFVKKIIIVSTVCSVAFGLGHSLSSINSDGYLGIPYRQDTKASTRVRSSQLLNMTTAWVYDNSVPENIVQNLANITDRNRQYYLNVYCGTSRCLEAFVRFKKPNMMVKFLVLTDIMGETPLEEWLARHPIHKIMTGVNFEEYLHDSVRLALLWKHGGIYVNPLVSLNDFKLPVSSDAWLSTDVVTTNTSRVLMDLCYFPPQHPFIMKLMKAFTDQFPHQNIPKTSESKAKLLTFNFPAIVRSMHNSLKDQISCPRVIEITTGKLATSGTKEHHYGTLSYDMRVKITGLSNLGDEMQGFSGVRFLPFVDNFIEREDLRKSQSGGQITMFLNAWWGTSSTYWPPPENIDPIMVSMHFTAGLQNKIAKGKAFFETKAPIGSRDTDTLAFFQKNKIDAFFSGCLTILTPNPNTGKPANDIFMVDVNSKYSNFLPEDVRQNAKTLYHNMQNVTKNDMLARYQAAHNLLESYSRAKLVITQRLHCAMPCVAMGIPVIFIDSPGMPGGGGDSKRGSSRIQGLKSVFHTLDMYQMSDEDAKTWLSEFKWNNPPPNPGVSDVMKFRATDWNIIRRNQHLYDSARKFGMLPLSRYNKDASKQLLFHVLLARTDDGSTVKPTWFEMRSVESILRHHPLATVNVYSNTVQQRQFDVLTESGYNVQVHSLNLTDMVKHMDLDSSLANILSKNSATLDRDLFPMLILYRWGGIYMSPDNILVRSIDKLKHNSLLWKNEGKQQLEMSFMKFEKEHVFVKTSLVALLKRSVGVSGAQTLTETWQRESEISLNVEVIEANNFYVSFATENKNECFDSKDGATFDAKMKKVKSDVFLVRVEGFNNFSGKLKDGTMCKYIYNSFCVLCNEIY